From a single Synechococcus sp. MW101C3 genomic region:
- a CDS encoding NnrU family protein: MPRRTKQNRRCSFCPVLSPLHHTSLVMVALLVAFAVLHSGGAALRVWGEQRIGARAWRLLFAAVSIPAAVVVVGYFLAHRYDGVRLWTLQGTPGLIPVIWVGTAISFFFLYPATYNLLEIPALLQPQVRLYETGIIRISRHPQAVGQILWCATHLLWIGSSFMVVTCAGLIAHHLFAVWHGDRRLRARFGEAFEQLKARTSVVPFLAVIDGRQTLQLTEFLRPSQLGIAIAIGLFWWSHRYIGPAASAFLNGPLGRTLG; the protein is encoded by the coding sequence ATGCCGCGGCGGACGAAGCAGAATCGCCGCTGCAGCTTCTGCCCCGTGCTTTCCCCGCTCCACCACACCAGCCTGGTGATGGTTGCCCTGCTGGTGGCCTTTGCGGTGCTGCACAGCGGCGGGGCCGCCCTGCGCGTGTGGGGGGAGCAGCGCATCGGGGCCCGGGCCTGGCGCCTGCTGTTCGCGGCTGTGAGCATTCCGGCCGCTGTGGTGGTGGTGGGGTACTTCCTCGCCCATCGCTATGACGGGGTGCGGCTCTGGACCCTGCAGGGCACCCCCGGACTCATCCCCGTGATCTGGGTGGGAACAGCGATCAGCTTCTTCTTTCTGTATCCCGCCACCTACAACCTGCTGGAGATCCCCGCGCTGCTGCAGCCCCAGGTGCGCCTCTACGAAACCGGGATCATCCGCATCAGCCGCCACCCGCAGGCCGTCGGTCAGATCCTCTGGTGCGCCACCCACCTGCTCTGGATCGGCAGCAGCTTCATGGTGGTCACCTGCGCCGGATTGATCGCCCATCACCTGTTTGCCGTCTGGCACGGCGACCGACGCCTGCGGGCGCGCTTCGGCGAGGCCTTCGAGCAGCTCAAGGCGCGCACCTCCGTGGTGCCGTTCCTGGCGGTGATCGACGGACGCCAGACGCTGCAACTCACAGAATTCCTGCGGCCTTCCCAGCTGGGGATCGCCATCGCCATCGGCCTGTTCTGGTGGAGCCACCGCTACATCGGGCCTGCGGCCAGCGCCTTTCTGAACGGACCCCTGGGACGGACGCTGGGCTGA
- a CDS encoding lipopolysaccharide assembly protein LapA domain-containing protein, translating into MRQLNFLLIFSFGLATVMFTLENTDPTTVRFLPGAAVTLPLAALLLVVGGIGATAAWVFAVWIGVVKKVELMQDRSEIDAQQVRIRELEDDLQRYRATVDAQLALLPAAGESSGGSAAADAAG; encoded by the coding sequence ATGCGACAGCTGAATTTCCTGCTGATCTTCAGTTTCGGCCTCGCCACGGTGATGTTCACGCTGGAGAACACCGATCCCACCACCGTGCGCTTCCTGCCGGGAGCCGCGGTCACCCTGCCGCTGGCGGCCTTGCTGCTGGTGGTGGGTGGCATCGGCGCCACCGCCGCCTGGGTGTTCGCCGTGTGGATCGGCGTGGTGAAGAAAGTGGAATTGATGCAGGACCGCAGCGAAATTGACGCCCAGCAGGTGCGCATCCGCGAGCTGGAAGACGACCTGCAGCGTTACCGCGCCACCGTGGACGCCCAGCTGGCCCTGTTGCCGGCCGCCGGAGAAAGTTCAGGGGGATCCGCGGCAGCGGATGCCGCTGGCTGA
- a CDS encoding NAD(P)H-quinone oxidoreductase subunit 4, whose translation MPIGAALLIPFIPDPGDGKTIRWYALGVALLTFLVTAGAYLNGYDPSVAGLQLVERVEWLPDLGLAWSVGADGLSMPLILLTSFITALAVLAAWPVTFKPRLFYFLILAMDGGQIAVFAVQDMLLFFLAWELELLPVYLLLAIWGAKKRQYAATKFILYTAGGSVFILLAALAMGFYGGGTPSFEFTTLAAKEFGTRFQMLAYAGLLIAFGVKLPIVPLHTWLPDAHGEATAPVHMLLAGILLKMGGYALLRFNVQLLPEAHAQFAPLLVVLGVVNIIYAALTSFAQRNLKRKIAYSSISHMGFVLIGIGSFSALGTSGAMLQMVSHGLIGASLFFLVGATYDRTHTLQLDEMGGVGQKMRKMFALWTICSLASLALPGMSGFVSELMVFVGFVNSEAYALSFRIVMAALAAVGVILTPVYLLSMLREIFFGKENVELAAHTRLVDAEPREIYVISCLLVPIIGIGLYPRLVTDSYRASIEALVAREDVALTKVVGPTPKGLIRGAVGKQLALAPPLLHAPALG comes from the coding sequence ATGCCGATCGGAGCCGCGCTGCTGATCCCCTTCATCCCCGACCCAGGCGACGGCAAGACAATCCGCTGGTACGCCCTCGGCGTTGCCCTGCTCACCTTTCTGGTCACCGCCGGGGCCTACCTGAACGGCTACGACCCCTCGGTGGCGGGGCTCCAGCTGGTGGAACGGGTGGAATGGCTGCCTGATCTGGGGCTGGCCTGGTCGGTGGGCGCCGACGGGCTGTCGATGCCGCTGATCCTGCTCACCAGCTTCATCACCGCGCTGGCGGTGCTGGCCGCCTGGCCGGTCACCTTCAAGCCGCGGCTCTTCTACTTCCTGATCCTGGCCATGGATGGCGGCCAGATCGCCGTGTTTGCTGTGCAGGACATGCTCCTGTTCTTCCTGGCCTGGGAGCTGGAGCTGCTGCCGGTCTATCTGCTGCTGGCGATCTGGGGCGCCAAGAAGCGCCAGTACGCCGCCACCAAGTTCATCCTCTACACCGCTGGCGGCTCGGTGTTCATCCTGCTGGCCGCCCTGGCCATGGGCTTTTATGGCGGCGGCACGCCCAGCTTCGAATTCACCACTCTCGCGGCGAAGGAGTTCGGCACCCGCTTCCAGATGCTGGCCTACGCGGGCCTGCTGATCGCCTTCGGGGTCAAGCTGCCGATCGTGCCGCTGCACACCTGGCTGCCAGACGCCCACGGCGAGGCCACAGCACCGGTGCACATGCTGCTGGCCGGCATTCTGCTGAAGATGGGCGGCTACGCCCTGCTGCGCTTCAACGTTCAGCTGCTGCCCGAGGCCCACGCCCAGTTCGCGCCGCTGCTGGTGGTGTTGGGGGTGGTGAACATCATTTATGCGGCACTCACCTCCTTCGCGCAGCGCAACCTCAAGCGCAAGATCGCCTACAGCTCGATCAGCCACATGGGCTTCGTGCTGATCGGCATCGGCAGCTTCAGTGCCCTCGGCACCAGCGGCGCCATGCTGCAGATGGTGAGCCACGGCCTGATCGGTGCCAGCCTCTTCTTCCTGGTGGGCGCCACCTACGACCGCACCCACACGCTTCAGCTCGATGAGATGGGCGGCGTGGGCCAGAAGATGCGCAAGATGTTCGCCCTCTGGACGATCTGCTCGCTCGCGTCCCTGGCCCTGCCTGGCATGAGTGGCTTCGTGTCGGAACTGATGGTGTTCGTGGGCTTCGTGAACAGTGAGGCCTATGCGCTCAGCTTCCGCATCGTGATGGCAGCCCTGGCGGCCGTGGGGGTGATCCTCACTCCGGTGTACCTGCTCTCGATGCTGCGCGAGATCTTCTTCGGCAAGGAGAACGTGGAGCTGGCGGCCCACACCCGCCTGGTGGATGCCGAACCGCGCGAGATCTACGTGATCTCCTGCCTGCTGGTGCCGATCATCGGCATCGGTCTTTACCCTCGCCTCGTCACCGACAGCTACCGCGCCTCGATCGAAGCGCTCGTGGCCCGTGAGGACGTTGCCCTCACCAAGGTGGTGGGCCCCACGCCCAAGGGGCTGATCCGGGGGGCGGTGGGCAAGCAGCTGGCCTTGGCGCCGCCCCTGCTCCATGCGCCCGCCCTGGGCTGA
- a CDS encoding segregation/condensation protein A, whose protein sequence is MPNAGARLAIRLLQEAAERGDLDPWDVDVIAVVDGFLDQLRQRIEVPRLVALSSGQGGSYEQDLAATSEAFLAASVLVGLKAEVLERQTFPPIALVADPCESEDPGEDSWSLGIQLPHRPERQLWRRPVAPPPLQRPVSLGELIRQLEDIAERLESDSGPRRHKPRSRPYSERDAIEQVSALAHREKLPETTAALSFFLQQWPEALEWVNFDALVEAWKDAAPPDLDHDRVGVFWALLFLCSQGRIDLRQEGGLFGPLHLRRAREAECTLPLPSQSAAATATGSWPAVPAPLPARPALAA, encoded by the coding sequence GTGCCGAACGCAGGCGCCAGGCTGGCGATCCGCCTGCTGCAGGAGGCCGCCGAGCGCGGTGACCTCGACCCCTGGGATGTCGATGTGATCGCCGTGGTGGACGGTTTCCTCGATCAGCTGCGTCAGCGCATCGAGGTGCCACGCCTGGTGGCCCTCAGCTCCGGCCAGGGCGGCAGCTATGAGCAGGATCTCGCCGCCACCAGCGAGGCATTTCTGGCGGCATCAGTGCTGGTGGGCCTCAAGGCCGAAGTGCTGGAACGCCAGACCTTTCCGCCCATTGCCCTGGTCGCCGATCCTTGCGAGAGCGAGGATCCGGGCGAGGACAGCTGGTCGCTGGGGATCCAGCTGCCCCATCGGCCGGAGCGACAACTCTGGCGCAGGCCCGTGGCACCGCCGCCGCTGCAGCGGCCCGTGAGCCTCGGCGAGTTGATCCGCCAGCTGGAAGACATCGCCGAGCGGCTGGAGAGCGATAGCGGCCCGCGGCGCCACAAGCCGCGCAGCCGCCCCTACAGCGAACGCGACGCGATCGAGCAGGTGAGCGCCCTGGCCCACCGGGAGAAACTGCCTGAAACCACTGCCGCCCTGAGCTTCTTCCTGCAGCAGTGGCCAGAGGCCCTGGAGTGGGTGAACTTCGATGCGCTGGTGGAGGCCTGGAAAGACGCAGCGCCCCCCGATCTTGATCACGACCGGGTGGGGGTGTTCTGGGCGCTGTTGTTCCTCTGTTCACAGGGACGCATCGATCTGCGGCAGGAAGGGGGCCTGTTCGGGCCGCTGCACCTGCGCCGCGCACGCGAGGCCGAATGCACGCTTCCGCTTCCCAGTCAGAGCGCTGCCGCAACCGCCACAGGCTCCTGGCCGGCCGTGCCAGCTCCCTTGCCGGCTAGGCCGGCACTGGCAGCCTGA
- a CDS encoding NAD(+) kinase, with product MQLQRVWLIVRAHSQAAQRKARICAEDLRNQGVHVAVAVSGLASNPFPGLLASEPLLPDLTVVLGGDGTVLGAARHLAPLQVPILSFNIGGHLGFLTHERKRLVLSSGSSEDNLWQRLRDDRFALERRMMLEGRVVRSDGSVDGEPIHRALNDFYFRPSLDEVSPTCVLELEIDGEVVDQFRGDGLIIATPTGSTGYSMAAGGPILHPGIDAIVVNPICPMSLSSRPIVVPPRAMLAVWPLGETSRRVKLWKDGAHATVLEPGDRCVVQRSSHDALMVVLDQSPSYYRTLSHKLHWAGDLTAAEPSPN from the coding sequence ATGCAGCTCCAGCGGGTCTGGCTGATTGTTCGTGCCCACAGCCAGGCCGCCCAGCGCAAGGCCCGCATCTGCGCGGAGGATCTGCGCAACCAGGGCGTGCATGTGGCCGTGGCCGTCAGTGGTCTCGCCTCCAACCCCTTTCCGGGGCTCCTGGCCAGCGAACCGCTCCTGCCCGATCTCACCGTCGTGCTTGGCGGCGACGGCACGGTGCTGGGGGCGGCCCGCCATCTGGCGCCCCTGCAGGTGCCGATCCTGAGCTTCAACATCGGCGGCCACCTTGGCTTCCTCACCCACGAGCGCAAGCGGCTCGTGCTCAGCTCAGGCTCCAGTGAGGACAACCTCTGGCAGCGGCTGCGCGATGACCGCTTCGCTCTGGAGCGGCGCATGATGCTGGAGGGCCGGGTGGTGCGCAGTGACGGCAGCGTGGATGGCGAGCCGATCCACCGCGCCCTCAACGACTTCTACTTCCGGCCCAGCCTTGATGAGGTGTCGCCCACCTGTGTGCTGGAGCTGGAGATCGACGGCGAAGTGGTGGACCAGTTCCGCGGGGACGGCCTGATCATCGCCACCCCAACCGGCTCCACCGGCTACTCGATGGCGGCGGGCGGTCCGATCCTCCATCCCGGCATCGACGCGATCGTGGTCAACCCGATCTGCCCGATGAGCCTCTCCAGTCGGCCGATCGTGGTGCCACCCCGGGCGATGCTGGCGGTGTGGCCACTGGGGGAAACCAGTCGCCGGGTGAAGCTCTGGAAAGATGGCGCCCATGCCACCGTGCTCGAACCGGGTGACCGCTGCGTGGTGCAGCGCTCCAGCCACGACGCACTGATGGTGGTGCTCGATCAGAGCCCCTCCTACTACCGCACCCTCAGCCACAAGCTGCACTGGGCCGGTGACCTCACCGCTGCGGAGCCGTCGCCGAACTAG
- a CDS encoding NAD(P)H-quinone oxidoreductase subunit 5 — MTSAAEIAWLIPVLPLAGAALTGLGLISFNRTVNRLRKPVALLLITLIGAAAVLSYAVLAEQLAGAPATEVLFNWASAGTFNLQMGFRVDALGAVMLSLVTTIALLVMVYSDGYMAHDKGYVRFFTYLALFSSSMLGLVISPNLLEIYVFWELVGMCSYLLVGFWYDREGAAHAAQKAFIVNRVGDFGLLLGILGLFWATGSFGFEEIGAGLSAAVAEGSLSNGVAVLLCLLVFMGPMAKSAQFPLHVWLPDAMEGPTPISALIHAATMVAAGVFLVARLQPVYEPFPLVQAVIAVIGTITCFLGASIALTQMDLKKGLAYSTVSQLGYMMLAMGCGAPEAGMFHLVTHAFFKAMLFLCSGSVIHAMEEVVGHEPVLAQDMRLMGGLRRFMPVTSTTFLIGCVAISGIPPLAGFWSKDEILGQAFNAFPLLWAVGFLTAGMTAFYMFRLYFLTFEGSFRGGDLSVRSALLQAAGKAPESHEEGHGSHASHPHESGWQMAAPLAVLAVPSVLIGLLGTPWNSRFAALLNPGEAAEMAEHFSWGEFLPLAGASVTISVIGITIAVLAYALHKLDLATAVAARFPTINAFLANKWYLDAINDRLFVKGSRKLARQVLEVDAKVVDGVVNLTGLLTLGSGEGLKYFETGRAQFYALIVFGGVIALVLLFSSF, encoded by the coding sequence ATGACATCGGCCGCTGAAATCGCCTGGTTGATTCCCGTTCTGCCCTTGGCGGGGGCGGCACTCACCGGTCTCGGGCTGATCAGCTTCAACCGCACCGTCAACCGGCTGCGCAAGCCCGTTGCCCTGCTGCTCATCACCCTGATCGGGGCGGCAGCCGTGCTGAGTTACGCCGTGCTGGCGGAGCAGCTGGCCGGAGCGCCAGCCACCGAAGTGCTCTTCAACTGGGCCAGCGCCGGCACCTTCAACCTGCAGATGGGGTTCCGGGTTGATGCCCTCGGCGCCGTGATGCTGTCGCTGGTCACCACCATCGCCTTGCTGGTGATGGTGTATTCCGATGGCTACATGGCCCACGACAAGGGCTATGTGCGCTTCTTCACCTATCTCGCCCTGTTCAGCAGCTCGATGCTGGGGCTTGTGATCAGCCCCAACCTGCTTGAGATCTACGTGTTCTGGGAGCTGGTGGGCATGTGCTCCTACCTGCTGGTGGGCTTCTGGTACGACCGCGAGGGTGCCGCCCATGCCGCCCAGAAGGCCTTCATCGTGAACCGCGTCGGCGACTTCGGCCTGCTGCTCGGCATCCTCGGCCTGTTCTGGGCCACCGGCAGTTTCGGCTTCGAGGAGATCGGCGCCGGCCTCTCCGCCGCCGTGGCTGAAGGCTCGCTCTCCAACGGCGTGGCGGTGCTGCTGTGCCTGCTGGTGTTCATGGGCCCGATGGCCAAGTCGGCTCAGTTCCCGCTGCACGTGTGGCTGCCCGATGCGATGGAGGGTCCCACCCCGATCTCCGCCCTGATCCACGCCGCCACCATGGTGGCCGCCGGCGTGTTCCTGGTGGCCAGGCTGCAGCCGGTCTACGAACCCTTCCCGCTGGTGCAGGCCGTGATCGCCGTGATCGGCACGATCACCTGCTTCCTGGGGGCCTCGATCGCCCTCACCCAGATGGATCTCAAGAAGGGCCTGGCCTACAGCACCGTGTCACAGCTGGGTTACATGATGCTGGCGATGGGTTGCGGCGCTCCCGAGGCGGGCATGTTCCACCTCGTCACCCACGCCTTCTTCAAGGCCATGCTCTTCCTCTGCTCCGGCTCGGTGATCCATGCCATGGAAGAGGTGGTGGGCCATGAGCCGGTGCTTGCCCAGGACATGCGCCTGATGGGAGGGCTGCGCCGCTTCATGCCGGTCACCTCCACCACCTTTCTGATCGGCTGCGTGGCGATCAGCGGCATTCCGCCGCTGGCGGGCTTCTGGAGCAAGGATGAAATCCTCGGCCAGGCCTTCAACGCCTTCCCGCTGCTCTGGGCGGTGGGCTTCCTGACTGCCGGCATGACCGCCTTCTACATGTTCCGGCTCTACTTCCTCACCTTCGAGGGCAGCTTCCGCGGCGGTGACCTCAGCGTCCGCAGTGCCCTGCTCCAGGCAGCCGGCAAGGCCCCGGAAAGCCATGAGGAGGGCCATGGCTCCCACGCCTCCCACCCGCACGAATCGGGCTGGCAGATGGCCGCACCACTGGCGGTCCTTGCCGTTCCCTCGGTGCTGATCGGCCTGCTCGGCACGCCCTGGAACAGCCGCTTCGCCGCCCTGCTCAACCCCGGCGAGGCCGCCGAGATGGCCGAGCACTTCAGCTGGGGCGAGTTCCTGCCGCTGGCCGGCGCTTCGGTGACGATCTCCGTGATCGGCATCACCATCGCGGTGCTGGCCTACGCCCTGCACAAGCTGGATCTGGCCACCGCCGTGGCCGCCCGCTTCCCCACCATCAATGCCTTCCTGGCCAACAAGTGGTACCTGGATGCGATCAACGACCGCCTGTTCGTGAAAGGCAGCCGCAAGCTGGCCCGTCAGGTGCTGGAGGTGGACGCCAAGGTGGTGGACGGGGTGGTGAACCTCACCGGCCTGCTGACCCTGGGCAGCGGCGAAGGACTCAAGTACTTCGAAACCGGCCGCGCCCAGTTCTATGCGCTGATCGTGTTCGGCGGCGTGATCGCCCTGGTGCTGCTCTTCAGCAGCTTCTGA
- a CDS encoding methylenetetrahydrofolate reductase codes for MGAGCFPVVVLLQRAIARGAFAVTAEVMPPRGGDPSRTLAMARLLKGRVHAVNVTDGSRAVMRMSSLALCRLLLDAGLEPVLQLACRDRNRIALQAELLGAHALGIRNLLCLTGDPVRAGDQPNARPVNELEAVRLLQQVSDFNAGRDPLGGSLPDGPTALFAGAAADPQSPSWSGLRRRLSRKQAAGAKFLQTQMVMEASVLRRFCEEIAAPLGLPVLAGVFLLKSARNAEFINRVVPGASIPQHVIERLAAAADPASEGIRIAAEQVTSFREIAQGVHLMAVKAEERIPNILSLAGIEAIDPLTACPSA; via the coding sequence ATGGGCGCTGGTTGTTTCCCGGTTGTCGTGCTGCTGCAGCGGGCCATCGCGCGTGGAGCGTTCGCGGTCACGGCGGAAGTGATGCCGCCCAGGGGCGGTGATCCGAGCCGCACCCTGGCGATGGCCAGGCTGCTGAAGGGGCGGGTGCACGCGGTCAATGTCACCGACGGGAGCCGTGCGGTGATGCGCATGAGCAGCCTGGCCCTCTGCCGCCTGCTGCTCGACGCAGGGCTCGAACCGGTGCTGCAGCTGGCCTGCCGGGATCGCAACCGCATTGCCCTGCAGGCAGAGCTGCTGGGCGCTCATGCGCTGGGAATCCGCAACCTGCTCTGCCTCACGGGCGACCCGGTGCGGGCCGGCGATCAGCCGAACGCCCGGCCGGTGAACGAGTTGGAGGCGGTGCGGCTGTTGCAGCAGGTGAGCGATTTCAATGCCGGCCGTGATCCGCTGGGAGGCTCGCTCCCTGATGGCCCTACCGCCTTGTTCGCCGGCGCCGCCGCCGATCCCCAGTCCCCCAGCTGGAGCGGCCTGCGCCGCCGCCTCAGCCGCAAGCAGGCTGCTGGCGCCAAGTTCCTCCAGACCCAGATGGTCATGGAGGCGAGCGTGTTGCGCCGCTTCTGCGAGGAGATCGCCGCGCCGCTGGGCCTCCCGGTGCTGGCGGGGGTGTTTCTGCTCAAATCCGCCCGCAACGCCGAATTCATCAACCGTGTGGTGCCCGGCGCCTCCATTCCCCAGCACGTGATCGAGCGTCTTGCGGCAGCGGCAGATCCAGCCAGTGAGGGGATCAGGATCGCAGCGGAGCAGGTTACGAGTTTCCGTGAGATCGCCCAGGGCGTGCACCTGATGGCTGTGAAGGCCGAAGAGCGGATCCCCAACATCCTCAGCCTCGCCGGCATCGAGGCGATCGATCCGCTCACGGCATGCCCATCCGCCTGA
- a CDS encoding NDP-sugar synthase: MKAMILAAGKGTRVRPITHTIPKPMIPILQKPVMEFLLELLREHGFNEIMVNVSHLAAEIENYFRDGQRFGVEIAYSFEGHIQDDGELIGEAMGSAGGIKKIQTFQTFFDDTFVVLCGDALIDLDLTEAVRRHKKKGAVASLITKRVPKDQVSSYGVVVTDDNSRVLSFQEKPSVEEAASDMINTGIYIFEPQVLDHVPAGVPFDIGADLFPRLVAAGAPFYALPMDFEWVDIGKVPDYWQAIRSVLLGKVRKVSIPGREVRPGVFTGLNVAADWDKINVQGPVYVGGMSRIEPGVTIIGPAMIGPSCHICEGATIDNSIIFDYSRIGAGVRLTEKLVFGRYCVDSNGDHFDLQEAALDWLITDVRRQDVALPSPEQKALADLLGNDLTASQRGG; this comes from the coding sequence ATGAAGGCGATGATCCTCGCAGCCGGCAAGGGAACACGGGTGAGGCCCATCACCCACACGATTCCCAAGCCGATGATTCCGATCCTGCAGAAGCCGGTGATGGAGTTCCTGCTGGAGTTGCTCCGGGAGCATGGATTCAACGAGATCATGGTCAATGTGTCGCACCTGGCGGCAGAGATCGAGAACTATTTCCGTGATGGGCAACGCTTCGGCGTGGAGATCGCCTACAGCTTCGAAGGCCACATTCAGGACGACGGCGAACTGATTGGCGAAGCCATGGGTTCTGCAGGCGGCATCAAGAAGATTCAGACCTTTCAGACCTTTTTCGACGACACCTTCGTGGTGCTCTGCGGCGATGCCCTGATCGACCTCGACCTTACCGAAGCGGTGCGGCGGCACAAGAAGAAAGGAGCGGTCGCCAGCCTGATCACCAAGCGGGTGCCGAAAGATCAGGTGAGCAGCTACGGTGTCGTGGTCACTGACGACAACTCTCGAGTGCTCTCCTTTCAGGAGAAGCCCTCGGTGGAAGAGGCCGCCAGCGACATGATCAATACCGGCATTTATATCTTCGAGCCCCAGGTGCTCGACCACGTTCCCGCCGGCGTGCCCTTCGACATCGGCGCTGATCTGTTTCCCCGTCTGGTGGCGGCAGGGGCACCTTTCTACGCGCTGCCCATGGATTTCGAGTGGGTGGACATCGGCAAGGTGCCGGATTACTGGCAGGCGATCCGGAGCGTGCTGCTGGGGAAGGTTCGCAAGGTTTCGATCCCTGGCCGCGAGGTGCGGCCCGGCGTGTTCACAGGCCTGAACGTAGCGGCCGACTGGGACAAGATCAACGTGCAGGGGCCCGTTTACGTGGGCGGCATGAGCAGGATCGAACCGGGGGTCACGATCATCGGACCAGCCATGATCGGCCCCAGCTGCCACATCTGCGAAGGCGCCACGATCGACAACTCGATCATCTTCGATTACTCCCGCATCGGGGCTGGAGTCAGGCTCACCGAGAAGTTGGTGTTTGGCCGTTATTGCGTGGACAGCAATGGTGACCATTTCGACCTCCAAGAGGCCGCCCTCGACTGGCTGATCACCGATGTACGCCGCCAGGATGTGGCTCTACCCTCCCCCGAGCAAAAGGCCCTCGCCGATCTGCTGGGCAACGATCTCACCGCCAGCCAGCGCGGCGGCTGA
- a CDS encoding CYTH domain-containing protein, which translates to MALEIERRFLVHGDGWRPQVRWSRPLRQGYLTRDAAGVTVRVRLGEDTAIDQARLTIKAAAAGIARHEFEYPIPATDGEALLSLAAHRLGKTRYGLDLPGGDWVLDVFEPPNAPLVLAEVELERADQPLVVPPWCALEVTGRLELSNASLSITPLSQWPEDERRAVLAAMGLRAPATGPADCSS; encoded by the coding sequence TTGGCCCTGGAGATCGAGCGGCGCTTCCTGGTGCATGGCGACGGCTGGCGGCCGCAGGTGCGCTGGAGCCGCCCGCTGCGGCAGGGTTACCTCACGCGCGACGCCGCTGGTGTCACCGTGCGGGTGCGCCTCGGGGAAGACACCGCCATCGACCAGGCCCGGCTGACGATCAAGGCGGCCGCCGCCGGCATCGCCCGCCACGAGTTCGAGTATCCGATTCCCGCCACCGATGGGGAGGCATTGCTGAGCCTGGCGGCCCACCGCCTCGGCAAGACCCGCTATGGCCTCGATCTGCCGGGCGGCGACTGGGTACTCGATGTGTTCGAGCCCCCGAATGCGCCGTTGGTGCTGGCGGAAGTGGAGCTGGAGCGGGCCGATCAGCCCCTGGTGGTGCCTCCCTGGTGCGCCCTGGAGGTCACCGGCCGCCTGGAGCTCAGCAATGCCTCCCTGTCGATCACGCCGCTGTCGCAGTGGCCTGAGGACGAGCGCCGGGCCGTACTGGCGGCGATGGGCCTCAGAGCCCCGGCGACGGGGCCGGCAGATTGCAGCAGTTGA
- a CDS encoding response regulator transcription factor: MSVRDDLSAPRTGLSERELEIISLVATGLTNQEIGEQLMISKRTVDNHVSNIFTKTGAKNRVALLNWAMDNGKICRDGFNCCNLPAPSPGL; encoded by the coding sequence ATGTCCGTTCGAGACGACCTCAGCGCGCCGCGAACCGGCTTATCCGAACGGGAGCTGGAGATCATCAGCCTGGTGGCCACCGGCCTCACCAATCAGGAAATCGGCGAGCAGCTGATGATCAGCAAACGCACCGTCGACAATCACGTCAGCAACATCTTCACCAAAACCGGCGCGAAGAACCGGGTGGCGCTGCTGAACTGGGCGATGGACAACGGCAAGATCTGCCGGGACGGCTTCAACTGCTGCAATCTGCCGGCCCCGTCGCCGGGGCTCTGA